The following DNA comes from Triticum aestivum cultivar Chinese Spring chromosome 3D, IWGSC CS RefSeq v2.1, whole genome shotgun sequence.
TGATGATGGCCGCGGCCGAGGACCAGAAGGGCGGTAGCTGCTCGGCCAAGAGGTGCGGCAACCACACCATCTCCCGCCCATTCTGGCTCGTTGACGACAAGACGGGAAGATCATGTGGTCCCTTGGATTTTGCGGTCACTTGCCATAGCAACCGCACTCCACTTCTCTGGAGCTTTGGGGATGACGGTTTTGAAATAACCCGCATCTCCTACGAGGAAGGGAGTTTGCGCGTCGTCGATCTATACAAGAGGAATCACTTGCACAACAACACCAACAGCTGCCATGTCCCGAGCTGGAACGCCTCCGACCAACTGGGCCGCCTGTTTAGGGTGGACCCAGTAAACCTGAACCTCGTCCTGTACAATTGCAccaaggtggcggcggcggtggcacgtCGGGAGAGTGCGCTGGTGCAGATAAGATGTGGCAACAAGAGCAACGCATTTGTCCGCGCAGGAGGGCGTTATGATGCCACCGACGACTATGACAGATACCATATGGAGGGCTGCGAAGCCACCGTCGTGCCGGTGCTGGGCGTTCATGGCATGGCGAACGCGAGCGACTACGAGCAGCTCATCAGTGGTGGATTCCTCCTCACATGGCAGACTGGTAAGCTTGCTTCTCAGATTAGCACTTCTTTTCGCTCTATGAAATCttatcagttttgctaaagcacatctagatgtgccgtAAGTATTGCATATCTAAGTCTTATATCATTAATCTTACGTtgagattcgtgtggatatttttttttctttttcttttttctctttatacttgattcacccacttagatgtgcaataactagagcacatctagatgtgccctaaacACACCCAAATCTTATATCATCTACTccttccgtctcataatataagatcttATTACACCCAATGTACTCATtataggacagagggagtattattttttaCATTACGGTATGTTAGCCCATTTAGGTTGAATTATGGTGTGTTAGCCCATGATGATAAGTCAATGGTCTTGTCCCCTGGAGATAGCGTAAAGTTATAGAAAAAGTTCAATTACTGAATTTCAGGGTTTTAATACAAATTTTCGCCCCATTTAGTCTCAAATTAAAAATCCGTTGAATAAAAAAGATTAATCCATGAAAGACACTAATCATTGTATGTATTTTATGCtcctaagtccttgaagaatttcgtTATTTCTAACTCAACCAAATCGCACATTACAAAAGCTAACACTACAAAATATTGAAATTACCAAGAAGGGCTTTTACCCTGCTTTATGTATAATATAAAGCAACACAATCAAACCGATACATGATGATGAGTAGATCCTCTTACAAAGCAGATCAAGAAAAATACAAGAATAAGGATGCAGGAGCGTCCACGCCCTACCATAGAGCAACCTAGACTACCGACAAGGAAGGAGACTCACCGTGAAGAGAAATGGCCAGACCTTGTTTCGCCACTCAAGCCAAGTTGCCGCCAAAGAGGACCCCATGCCCTTCCGCTCCGTAAAGTGGAGCCTGAGCGCCTACCTACGGAAAACGAGTACTGCGAGTAGAACCAACGAGGACCCGTGAAAATGGACTTGTCCCCTGAGAAGAAAGATATTTGCACCCAAATTCTAAAATGCGCAACCTCAATAATGTTGTTACCTGCCAAATCCGAATTTAGTCCaaagattagaatctagattctgGATAACCGACAAGAGCATGTAGTAGCAGATACAAGAACCAGCATAACGCAGCATGTTTGCTGTCACATCACGGGCACAGAGCCACAGAGGTCGCGTTGATGGCTTACCTGTCAATGGGGTTAGAAATTCTTCAAAAGCAACGCCTTACCTTACCTGTCCAAAGGAGTGGGGACGATGATAGCTTTGCCCCgatttttccagtcaaatgttccGACCATAGTAAGTACTCCGCTCACTCGCCCGTCCACATATATCATTCTTCGAGCTTGGGCCACGGTATCCTCTCATAGTCGCCTACGTCTCCCCCACCTCGCCACGGCCAATTCTCTTTGTTCCAATGGCTACTACAAGCTGCTGGTTCTTGGTGTTCGTCTGGATAGTATGGTGGTTGCCGCTGATGCTCGCCGGGCATGAGGAGCAGCGGCAACCGGAAGGCTGCTCGGCCAAGAGTTGCGGCAACCTCACCATCTCCGACCCATTCTGGCTCGCTGAGAGTGAGGCGGGAAGGTCGTGTGGTCCCTTGGATTTTGCGGTCGATTGCTGGGAAGACAGTATTCCAATTCTCAAGAGCTCTGCATTCATTGGCTTCGCCATCAAGGGCATCTCGTACGAGGAACGCAGTTTGCGCGTCGTTGATGCACATAAAGTGCAAGACTTCAACGTCTCCAACAGCAGCTGCCACTTCCCGGGATGGAACACCTCCGTCAAACTGGCACGGCCGTTCAAGGTCAGCCACGCCAATTGTAGGTTCCGACTAGCCCTAGCTCTAGCCCTCTCCTCCCTCGcactgatctctctctctctccggccgTGGCTCGAACCAGCGACGACGAggtggaaggaggaagaaggagcacACAGTGGACACGGTGAGGTTTTTCCCGTCGCAACAACGCCTGTTCCCGAGCTCGTACTCATCACCTCCGTCAACAACAAACACACGGGCGGGAGGGTTTTATACCCGCGTCCATCGGCGCACCACACCGCGCCCCGACGCACCCCCCTCCGCGCACTCCCCACGTCCCTGCGCTCCCGGCCCGCGCTCCCGCCGCGCACACACGCGATCCGCGCGACCAGGTCCCGTGCCCTGACGTGGTCTACACGCGCGCCCGTTGCGCCAACGATCACACACACATGCCACACCTGCATGGACACGCCCATGCATCTcctacacgcacgcacgcacacctacGTCGCGGACCCGATGCGTCCAACGTGCCCGGTgcgcgcccatacacgcgcccgGCTCGTTCGACACCTCGCCGCGACTTATTGCCTAACATTCGCGCCCTCAGTCGCGGCTCAGAGCAGACCGGCGTCCTCGACGTCGCCGTCGACCAGCAGCGCatgctccgccgccggcgccttcTTCCACTGCGGGCACTCGCGCTTGAAATGCCCGCGTTCACCGCACTTGTAGCAGCGGCCGCGCCGGTTCCCACCGAAACCCGATGCCTCGCTGCGCgccccgtcgtcgtcgtcctctccgTGCACACCGCCCAGACGCCGCTCGCGCGCCCGCCATTGTGCCACGGTGTACAGCAGCTGCCCTTCCGTGCGCTCGCCGCCCGCCTGCCCGCGCCGACGTAGTCGTTCGTCGAATGCCTTCAGGCGCCCGAGCGCGTCCTCGAAGAGCAGCGTGTTCAGGTCGCAAAACTGCTCCATTCCAGCGACGGCGGCGTACAGACGATCCGGGACCGAGTCCAGGAGCTTCTTCACCATCGCCGAGTCCTCCAGCGTCGACCCCAGCCCGGCGTAGCGCGCCGCCATGCCGCTGATCTTCCCCGCGAACGCGTCCAGCGACTCGTCGCTCGCCATACGCAGGAGCTCGAACTCCCCCCGGAGCGTGCCGAGCCGCGCCGCGCACCCGCGGTCCGCACCGACGAAGCGCGCCTTGAGGCTGGCCCATATTTCCGCCGACGACCTTCTTACCAATCTGAATCTCATCTTCTACAACTGCACAAAGCCGCCGGCGCATCAGGACGGGGCGCTGGCGGAGGTGAGACGGGAACACGAGCAACATGTTTGCTCGTGCGGGAGTGCATTTCGATGAGACGGGGAACTACGGCGGGCTACGCCTTGGAGGGCTGCGATGCCATCGTCGTGCCGGTGATGAACTCGTCGGGCGAGTCGAACGCGAGCGACTACGAGCGGCTCATCAGCGATGGCTTCCTCTTGACACGGGAGCTCCCTTCTCCACGTAAGTTCACCCGCAAACCAAATCATCTTTTCATCTGGTTCCTTGCTAGCTAGCTAGGACGTACCCGCGGTGCGATTTGTTTGGATGTTCATGCTTCTGCTTGCCCAAGTTGCGGGGCGACTTCAGGTAAACGTGTGCGGTGGATTCCGTTCTCCCTTCCAAGGCACTAGGCAGAGTACTCTCACCGGGAACAAAAGGGGGGCAACATTGTTGTACTTTGTCCATTGACAAACGGCTAGAATCCTTCTAGTCAGCATCTAATTGCCTGTAACCCTTTGAACGTTTAGCATTATTGAGCATGTGtgacatatcaaaaataaaattgccatcatcttcttaaataatactccctccgtccggaaatacttgtcatcaaaatgaataaaagggaatgtatctagatgtattttagttctagatacatccctttttattcattttgatgacaagtattttcggacggagggagtactaaaactGTCATCCTGTTAATAATAAAAGTGCCAtgccaataataataataataatgatccCAGATCtcaataataaaattgtcatcatgTTAATCATAAACTGCCATCCTCCTAATAAAAAATGCCATCTTGTTAATAGTAAAATTGTCATGCTATTAATCATAAAACTGTCATCTTCTTGATAATAAAAACGACATGTTAGTAGTTATTAAATTGCTATGCTCTTAGTAATAAAAATGCCATGTTATTGGTTATTAAAATGCCATGCTCTTAGTAATAAAACTTTCATgctaaaagtaaaataaaaatttcAAAATTACCATGAATAAGTGAATTTTTTTTCCCAAAAGCTTGACATGGAGGGCATTACAAAAAACCCACATGGAGGGCATTACAAGAAACTCTAGAAAATGCCATGGTACCTATAATAAAAATGCACATGGCAAGTTTAGAAAAAATTccaactacttcctccgtcccaagtGTCAAAAGCGATCTTATAttagtagtgtcaaaaacgctcttatattatgggacggatggaTAAAAGGTAGGGATTTTTTGTTCTTCAAAAATGGAAAAAAATCTGGATCTTCAAAAAAAATTTATGAAAAAATGAATTAGAAAAGAATTTAGCTTCAAATACATAAAAAAAGTTTAGTATATGTATGCACAAAACCTGCTTAAGACCAACTGGTATAGCATATGCGCCTCCCATGGCAGGTCTTGAGTTTGAGTTTCGCAAATAACAGACCTTGGGCAAAAATTTATTGCGAGAAAAAAAAAGTGAGTGTTCACTAGGAAACGCCTCACAGGGAACGACTCCAGCAAATCTATGTGGCGTTAGCTTTGTGCCGACCATGCAACGGTCAGGAAGGCGTTTGCCAGGGTTGTTCGAAGTAAAATGGCGAACTATAGTTTGGATAAATAAGGCGGTAGTGCTTTACAAAGAAaaaaggaaatgtaataataaatAAAAACCAAAGAATTGAAAGTCTAATAAAGGAAAAGACCAAACAAAAAATGAACGAAAAGGAAAACACAGAAAATAATTAACATAAGATAAAACAACCCATCAATTGAGCTCCCGAGTGTATCCTCTATTCTAGCAAGGCATCCCTTCACTCAATCAGGTAATCAATCAATAGTAACCATGGATAGGCCTGAAGTTTATCGTGTGGCCGATGTTAGCTGCAGTTCCCAATACTAGTCAAAGTGGTTTACCCCGGAAACTTTTACAAGTCAAATTGACACGTGCTGACAGGCTTTGTTTTGGTTGCGTTTTCTCCTGACCACTCCATACACCGTCAAAGTGGTTTACCCCGGAAACTTTTACAAGTCATTGCTTACTAGTTTGTGGTGGATGGGCGCTTGGCCCAAATTTCCAGTCAAATGCTACGGTCAACAGTACTCGGCCGGCTCGCTTGCCGGCGTCCCCTTATATGTTATGGTTCGTGCTTATTCTCTCTTACGTGGTACTCTACATTCTCATCCCCAAGATCACCGATCCAGCCACATTCTTCTCCATTCACCGCAACATCTCCAAATCTTATTCTCCGATGCCTACTCCCTGCGTTcaaaattacttgtcgcagaaatgaatgtatctagacgtattttagttctagatacatcgttttccgagacaagtaattccgaacggagggagtaggagctACTGCTGGTTGTTAGCCTTCGCCTCGGTTTGGTGTATGCGAGCGATGCTCGCCGGGGCCGAGGAGCAGCAAGGGGAAGGCTGCTCGAGCTCGGCCAGGAGGTGCGGCAGCTTCACCATCTCCCACCCATTCTGGCTCTCTAACAGTGAGGCGCAAAGATCGTATGGCCCCCAGGACTTCGAGGTCGCTTGCCATAACAAGAATTTTCCAGGTCTACGGAGCTCTATACCCTCGGCCTCGAACCTCGGCTTTGCAATCATCGACATCTCTTACAAGGAAAACAGTTTGCGCGTCGTCGATCAAGGCAATCTGGAAATACTGCAAGCCTCCAACAGCTGCCATGGAACGATATTGAACACCTCCGTCAAGCTGGCCCAACCGTTTAGGATCAACCCCGTCGGCCTGAGCCTCATCTTGTACAACTGCACGGAGGAGAGCGCAGCCGCCGCGGCGACTGTGGCACGTCGGGACAGAGACTTGGTAAAGACCGGAGTCAGATGCCGGAACGAGAGCAACGTGCTTGTCCACACGGGAGTACCTTACACGACCGGGAACTACGGCGGCTACGCTTTGAAGGGCTGTGAAGCTGTCGTCGTGCCGGTGATGGGCTCGTCGGGCGAGGCCAACATGAGCAACTACGAGCAGCTCATCAGCGATGGCTTCCTCTTGACATGGGATCCGCCggaacctctccctctccctgcaCCTGCACCTCTCCATGCGCCTGCACGTACATGTAAGTTCACCCGTCAAATCATCTATCATTCAGGTTTGTAGTACTAGCTACGATCAGTGCCTATTGCGTAGTCCTACGTATGACGTCCCAGAAACTTCGGTTgtggcaagcatgtaaactagTGTTCTCAGTAAGGACCAACGTAGCCATGTGCATCATTAGAAGCTCGTTAACAAGTTGAAGTGGGGTGTGGTACTGAACAACAAGTGGCTTCTAGGGCGAAGATCGATTCTGGTCTGAACTCTGATCAGCTGCTCAACTCTGCCTAGTAGGTACTCTGTACTTTTGCCTAGTCTGAACTCTGAATTTCTCttgttttttcctctgtttttttgaGCGGATGAACTCTGAACTTCCCAAGCCTGCATTACGGCCAAATAGGAGGCATGAACTTGTTTACTGATCCACTGACAGCCCAGTTGCAACTTTTCGAAATCCCGCCTTATGGGCCTATATTCAATTTTGGGGGGGATTCTTTGGACCCAATGAGTGTTCTTTTGATTGCCGTCAGTGCTAACTTTTCGGTTGTCGTTCCCAATCATGAACTCTAGTTATTTAGTGGTTGGTATATAAAAATTCAAGTTAATATGTCAAGAAAGTTATAATCCGCATAAAAATATGGAGTATATCGGAAGTAAACCTATTTTGGTACTACAAAGTTAAATGTGTTAATAGGTTTTTTAAAAGAATGGTCATGACAATAGACAAATGTTCATGTACCTCAAAAGGGATGTTTATGCATTTCAtaaaaaaaaaatcatgtatttgaATACACATGGTTATTTCTTTAAAAAGAAGTGTGCATGTACATTAGAAAATAATGATCATTTATTTACCCCAAAAGTAAAGTAAAACGTCAGTAAATTACATAACTAGAGTTCAAAAAATAAGGTGGTAGTGATTTACGGAGAAACATAAAGTTAAAGTAAAAAACCACAGAAATCAAATtaaataacaaaaaaaatctaaaggAAAAGGTCAAACAAAAAATtgatgaaaaggaaaataataaaaaaaacacAAAAGTGAATTAAATAAGATATAACAACCCAACAATTGAGCGCCCGAGTGTATCCTCTATTCTAGCAGGGCATCCCTTAACTCCCATTCGAAGAGAAACTAAGATTTCCATGTATTTTAGGTCTATGGAGCAATAGTGCAACATGGGTTTCCGAGTTGTAGCAAAGGGAATCCACCGTAAGGCGTAGTCCGTGACCTGGGTTTCAAGCCTGGGCCGTGCGTCGCCAAAGGTCTTTATGTTTCAGGGGCTCTTGGAACGTATCCGCTTAAACAATATGTGACATGGAATATTGTTTACTACAACGAAACACATGGATAAGTGATAAAAAATGTTTAGTTAAAATCATACAAATCTAGGGTTCTTTATTAGGATGGATCAATTGATACAATGCCTGGAGATGGTTTAACCTCTTTTCaaatggaaaaataaataaataaagttgaCTCAAGGAGAATTTTGCTTTGGAATTGGATACAAGGTGATTGACATATGTTTTTTTTAAGGAATAAAGTCTTTAGACTCAAACATGCTATGTAGAAAGAATTATAATGACTAAATCCCTACAAAATATGTTGTAATTCATTTGAATAGAAAACCCATCCAATCTATGGATTTGATCCTCTCCGCTCCTCAAGTGCGCTCCCGGAGTGGACGGAGCGGCACCGAACTGCACGGTCTCTGCGGAGTCAAAAGAGCAGAGCAAAACGGCATGCAGTTCATTTTTCACGGAGTGGTTAAAACCGAACTCCACGGGCTCTGCGGAGTCAAAAAAGCTGGAGCGGATTAGGTTGAGTGGAGAGATTTCGAACGGGCTCTAAGTTGGTTGAGAAGTTGCTTTTCAAATGCTAATGTTATTACAAGCAAAAAAAAAAGGGTGTAAATCCTAAGTGTAGAAATGAATTCATCAACATACAATTTTCATACCACTAAGTATCGTACGCATAGTAATTTTGGTATAATGTGCAACAGAAGGTTAGAGGTTTTAGTCTTTAGAAGAATTCACTTCCTCAAGAGTATAATCCAGTGAGAGCCCAGTCAGAAGTAGACTTTCAGACATATAGAGTGGTGGGCTAATGTTTATTTCTCGAAACTTACGGCCGAATTGCACCGCGTTTTGCCCACAATGGTGGGTGCTATTATTCATCGCTTTATGCAATGGATAATCCGTAACGTGCTCAGCCCATGTGAGGGCCCGTCCCATCAGAAGAAAAACCGGCGAGCTTTCTCCCTCTGTAGAAAACTGATTATTGAGTATCTTTTGGTTTTAAAACTCGAATTGTTTATTTATTATTTCTAAAAACGTTCCCAAAATTTATATtatattttaaaattttaaaaatactcacaaaatttacaaaaaaatcatggatttagaAACTCACATGATTTTTTAAAGTTTATTGAATCGCTGAAATGCTCATGTGTTTTCAAAATCATggatttttaaaaatgtttatgaTATTTCAGACATTCATGAATTTTAGAATGTGCATGtattagaaaaaagaaaaaaaaccaaagAATGAAAAGCGACAAACACAAATAAAAAAAATGGAAGGAAACCAATGTTAATCATAAAACTTGAAAAAACCAGCAAGAACCACAAGCAACTCGTGTAGAAGTTGGGGCTGGCCCATCACGCTCACTCCCACGCGATTTAGCGAACAATCTGTTGCAATGAGTGGTGAATTAGAATTTCTTACAATGGTGGAGTCCCGCCAGTGTAGCCCGCTGTCCGGGTTTTGAACCTTAGCCCTTGCCCGTTGCCTTCCAATGCCTCTGAATAGAAATAATTTTCCATAAACTGGCCAATCTAGACTGCATATCCATCTGAATAAAATTTGTTCCCCAAAAAAATCTGAATAAAACATGTGAACTCCACGTTCTAACTCGAATCATCCCTTCTAAACGCAAATTCTTAAAAATACGCAACCCAGTGACTGATCATGCCTTAGAACCTTCTTTTCCATGGGATATAGTAAGAAGTAACCTGCCAAGTGTGAATTGCATCGAGATtagaatctactccctccgtccataatataagagtgttttttttTTGTTAAAAACGCTCTTACACGGAGGGAGTAGCCAGATAGAAGACAAGAGCACAAAGATGCCGGAACCAAAACGACCAGGCTAAGCATCTTGGTTTCGGTCACATCACGGGGCCATGATGGCCTTTGTCATGCCTTACCCGGTCAAAGGGGAACCCTGAAATTTTGCAAGTCATGGCTTGCCAGTCAATGGGATCACTCGGGGAATTTGTGGACGGCCAGTTTTCTATTCAAATTTGAACCGCTCACTCTGCCGTCCGTCCGTCCCATATATCGTTCGTGCTCAGACCAGCCGTATTCTCTCATATATACCTGTAGCCAATCCCGCTTTGCTGTTTCACTGCAATCTTTTCAAGTCTTCTGCTCGTATGGCTCCGGGATGTTGGTTCTTCGGGGCCCTGTGGCTACCACTTATGCTCACGGTGGCTGCGGCCGAGGAACAAGTGGAAGCCTGCTCGGGCTCGGCCAAGGAGTGCGGCAACCTCACCATCTCCCACCCGTTCTGGCTCAGTGACCGGGAGACTGGAAAATCATGTGGCTCGCCGGACTTCGAGGTCTTTTGCTCTGACAGTAGTACTCCAATCCTATTGAGCTCTGTAGCCGTCAGCTATGGCTTTGAAATCATCCACATCTCTT
Coding sequences within:
- the LOC123076037 gene encoding uncharacterized protein, with the protein product MRAMLAGAEEQQGEGCSSSARRCGSFTISHPFWLSNSEAQRSYGPQDFEVACHNKNFPGLRSSIPSASNLGFAIIDISYKENSLRVVDQGNLEILQASNSCHGTILNTSVKLAQPFRINPVGLSLILYNCTEESAAAAATVARRDRDLVKTGVRCRNESNVLVHTGVPYTTGNYGGYALKGCEAVVVPVMGSSGEANMSNYEQLISDGFLLTWDPPEPLPLPAPAPLHAPARTCKFTRQIIYHSGL